A region of the Candidatus Bathyarchaeota archaeon genome:
CTTGCTATAAGCAGTATGATCTTCGAATACATACCATACCCAAAGTTTTCAATTTTCTTTCCGTATTTATCCCACACTTCTTTAAATTTTGGAACTCCTCTGCCATAAATCCTCTTAGCGATTTCACTTCCTTCTTTAAGCTCGATTTTTGCTTGATTTGCTGTGAGCCTTTTGCGAGTGCGATATGCTCGTGTTTCGAGCAACACAACATTTTTTTCTCCAAATAGGTCGATGTAGAATTTCTTAGGCAGTGATCTAGCTCCGAAGACATTTCCTTCGATCTCCACAGCCATTCTTTGATCTTCTGTTTCCATTTCTTCAAGCGGAGTGATACATAGAACCAATTTTCCGTTTGGTTTAACTAT
Encoded here:
- a CDS encoding class I SAM-dependent methyltransferase, which produces MAKQIKEGEIVGIDIVTEDINKARKLVKGTGVKDIISILKIDAAKLSFSDNCFDLATSFLGMRDIHMTSGKMGVKKAVEEMIRIVKPNGKLVLCITPLEEMETEDQRMAVEIEGNVFGARSLPKKFYIDLFGEKNVVLLETRAYRTRKRLTANQAKIELKEGSEIAKRIYGRGVPKFKEVWDKYGKKIENFGYGMYSKIILLIARKLNANAQL